The Acidobacteriota bacterium sequence ATCTCCAATTTCGGCAAATTGCCATTCCTGCGAACTCCACAAAACCAGTTCTTCCGCAAAGCGACTCAAATGCATCATCGTTATTGCACAGGTTGAAATGAATTCAATTTGAACGTCACGATCACTGACCGCGTCAATACTGTTCTCGATAATACTCCTGAAGCCAAGTTGTCTGGCGGTAATCTTTCGTTCGATAGGAAATGAAGTTCCTGCTAATGCCGCAGCACCAAGAGGGGAACGATTCACTCGCTTCAGACAATCATCAAATCGCTCATAGTCTCTATCTAACATTGAGACATATGCCAACAGGTGGTGAGCAAACATGATCGGCTGAGCACGCTGGAGATGAGTATATCCAGGTATAATGACATCGTCGTATTGTTCCGCCTTCGCAACGAAAGTTTTTTGTAGCTTACGAAGCAATTCCTGAACGGCAAGAATCGTTTGCCTGAGATACAAGCATTCATCCAGTGCAATCTGGTCGTTCCGGCTTCGGGCGGTGTGAAGTTTTCCTCCAAGTTCACCAATTTTTTCAATTAAACGATGTTCAATTGCCATGTGAATGTCTTCGGCAACAAACCGCTTTCCTTTCGCCCGCCTGTCCTCGAATTCGAATTTACCTGAATCTATCTCACGTTTAATCTGATGTAGTGCCTTTTGAATTGCTGATGCCTCGCGCTTGGAAATAATCTTTTGTTTCGCTAGCATCGTGACATGAGCAAGGCTTCCCTCGATATCCTCTCGATATAATCGTTTATCGA is a genomic window containing:
- the argH gene encoding argininosuccinate lyase; this encodes MALRSRRFRKRLYPKALQFSSSLEIDKRLYREDIEGSLAHVTMLAKQKIISKREASAIQKALHQIKREIDSGKFEFEDRRAKGKRFVAEDIHMAIEHRLIEKIGELGGKLHTARSRNDQIALDECLYLRQTILAVQELLRKLQKTFVAKAEQYDDVIIPGYTHLQRAQPIMFAHHLLAYVSMLDRDYERFDDCLKRVNRSPLGAAALAGTSFPIERKITARQLGFRSIIENSIDAVSDRDVQIEFISTCAITMMHLSRFAEELVLWSSQEWQFAEIGDAFTTGSSIMPQKKNPDIAELIRGKTGRVYGDLMTLLTVMKGLPLAYNRDLQEDKEPLFDATDTVTGCLNVCAMMLRTVRFKAKRFGETSHTDYLLATELADYLVHKGLPFRKAHSIVGDIVQLCTDKGILLKELPLKDYQRHSKLFGNDVYRVLTMQASVQRKKSSGSTAPSEVRKALMVWKKKLG